In Acinetobacter piscicola, a single window of DNA contains:
- a CDS encoding 3'(2'),5'-bisphosphate nucleotidase CysQ encodes MFITTQAPQDEQILNLTPILAHASQILLDEYEAYCAGRDFSIDEKADHSPVTQADLKVNAYLLEQLALLTPDIPVISEESDHSERQAWGVCWMLDPLDGTKEFIHERDEFTINLSLIQNHQTIFSIIAVPTEQVMYVGYLTELPYKYSFSQKVWERYSKFKDVETDAIQVGLSHSSKNPKYQQYIDYIEQEHPVIKREAGSAYKFCMMLEGEIDIYPRFHPTSEWDTSAGQGLLESIGGGLVSLKAQAFTYNQRKTVLNDGFIAFRDKENQKIALDALSNVTL; translated from the coding sequence ATGTTTATTACCACCCAAGCACCACAAGATGAACAAATTCTGAATTTAACTCCAATTTTGGCACATGCAAGCCAAATTTTATTGGATGAATATGAGGCATATTGTGCTGGGCGTGATTTTAGTATTGATGAAAAAGCAGATCACTCACCTGTAACTCAAGCAGATTTAAAAGTAAATGCCTATTTATTAGAACAATTGGCTCTTTTAACTCCAGATATTCCTGTGATTTCGGAGGAAAGTGATCACTCTGAACGTCAGGCGTGGGGTGTGTGCTGGATGCTTGATCCTTTGGATGGGACTAAAGAGTTTATTCATGAACGTGATGAATTTACGATTAATTTAAGTTTGATCCAAAATCATCAAACGATATTTTCCATTATTGCTGTGCCGACTGAGCAAGTGATGTATGTAGGTTATCTAACTGAATTACCTTATAAATACTCATTTAGCCAAAAAGTATGGGAACGTTATAGTAAGTTTAAAGATGTTGAAACTGATGCGATTCAGGTGGGATTGAGCCACAGTAGTAAAAACCCAAAATATCAGCAATATATTGATTATATTGAGCAAGAACATCCAGTCATCAAACGTGAAGCAGGTAGTGCTTATAAGTTTTGTATGATGCTAGAAGGTGAAATTGACATTTATCCGCGTTTTCATCCTACGTCGGAATGGGATACGAGTGCGGGTCAAGGTTTACTTGAAAGCATTGGCGGTGGTTTAGTGAGTTTAAAGGCACAAGCTTTTACGTATAATCAGCGTAAAACAGTATTAAATGATGGTTTTATCGCCTTTAGAGATAAGGAAAATCAAAAAATAGCATTAGATGCGCTAAGTAACGTGACGTTATGA
- a CDS encoding HAD-IA family hydrolase translates to MQPILMFDMDGTLLDLAFDDLIWNQKLPERHAQTHQCSLEQSKATLFEFYQEHKHTILWYSSRYWSEKVGVDVLKLQYDFKDKIQPRFGCIELLEQLKAQGYRCWLLTNADTAGLKLKLDNVDIAPYFEVIVSSQEFGYSKEFVEFWQQLQEKYPFDPQHAFMIDDTAPVLEGAKKFGIANLITITQPSSLKAARNPLELQYPAIQHLTELLPLLAQYQSKDVDVKTA, encoded by the coding sequence ATGCAGCCAATCCTGATGTTCGATATGGATGGAACTCTTCTTGACCTTGCATTTGATGATTTGATTTGGAATCAAAAATTACCTGAACGTCATGCTCAAACCCATCAATGTTCATTAGAACAAAGCAAAGCGACTTTGTTTGAATTTTATCAAGAGCATAAACATACTATTTTATGGTACTCATCACGTTATTGGAGTGAAAAAGTTGGGGTCGATGTTCTAAAATTACAATATGATTTTAAAGATAAAATTCAACCTCGTTTTGGTTGTATCGAATTACTTGAACAGCTAAAAGCACAAGGTTATCGCTGTTGGTTGCTGACCAATGCTGACACTGCTGGTTTAAAATTAAAATTGGACAATGTCGACATTGCTCCCTATTTTGAAGTCATTGTTAGTAGTCAAGAGTTTGGATATTCCAAAGAATTTGTCGAATTTTGGCAACAATTACAAGAAAAATATCCTTTCGATCCACAACATGCATTTATGATTGATGATACAGCACCTGTACTTGAAGGTGCCAAAAAATTTGGGATTGCAAATTTAATTACCATTACCCAACCTTCTAGTTTAAAAGCTGCACGTAATCCTTTAGAGTTACAGTATCCAGCGATTCAACATTTAACTGAATTATTGCCATTATTGGCGCAATATCAAAGTAAGGATGTCGATGTCAAAACAGCCTAA
- a CDS encoding YbgF trimerization domain-containing protein, with translation MMLKKHALFSLALLSSATLYAIPIESRGLSNQNTDVGISGSSTPITGNMNWDLIQKNQQLENQIRELRGKIEEQDNAIEQLNKELSNRYTDLDQRLELMAQKLEADADATDESHPDTTTPDGQDSTQPAPTTTPKDSTTQTPIATTANSQNTVQSKPEDTTNSSNAVELEKAAYTIALDAYKQGGAQKAIAPMQNFIKNNPNGVYTGNAYFWLAEFNLAIEPPNYEEAKKNYEVVAAKYSNSSKAPRALYRLYSIATEVNKNPQTANVYKNKLLSTFPDSEEAHYLKNS, from the coding sequence ATTATGCTAAAAAAGCATGCGCTCTTTTCTCTCGCACTTTTAAGTTCTGCGACATTGTATGCTATCCCAATTGAATCACGAGGTTTGAGCAATCAAAATACTGATGTCGGTATTTCTGGCTCATCTACCCCGATCACAGGAAATATGAATTGGGATTTAATTCAAAAAAATCAACAATTAGAAAACCAAATCCGCGAACTACGCGGTAAGATTGAAGAACAAGACAATGCCATTGAACAACTTAATAAAGAACTGTCTAACCGTTATACAGACTTAGATCAACGCTTAGAGCTCATGGCACAAAAATTAGAAGCAGATGCTGATGCAACAGATGAAAGCCATCCTGATACAACCACACCAGATGGACAGGACTCAACACAGCCTGCCCCAACCACTACACCAAAAGATTCAACTACTCAAACACCGATTGCGACTACAGCAAACTCGCAAAACACTGTCCAATCCAAACCAGAAGATACGACAAATAGCAGCAATGCTGTTGAGCTTGAAAAAGCGGCTTATACCATTGCCTTAGATGCATACAAACAAGGGGGTGCTCAAAAAGCCATTGCACCTATGCAAAATTTTATTAAAAACAATCCAAATGGCGTATATACAGGTAATGCTTACTTTTGGTTAGCAGAATTTAATTTAGCAATTGAACCACCAAATTACGAAGAAGCTAAAAAAAATTATGAAGTTGTTGCAGCCAAATACAGCAATTCATCTAAAGCACCACGTGCTTTATACCGCCTTTATAGTATTGCAACAGAAGTGAATAAAAACCCACAAACAGCAAATGTATACAAAAACAAATTATTGTCGACATTTCCTGACTCAGAAGAAGCTCATTATTTAAAAAATAGTTAA
- the lpxD gene encoding UDP-3-O-(3-hydroxymyristoyl)glucosamine N-acyltransferase, translating into MTSHPSYLDELAQLVQGELIGQSDLVLNGLASLEQAQSKHISFVNGEKYLQEAQASQAGALIVTSALKAQLSNHHNFIVVDNPYLAFAILTHHFEDKVLKRGIEVTAQIADSAIISDQAYIGHYVVIGENCVVGDNTVIQSHVRLDDHVEIGQDCFIDAHVTITGKSKIGNRVRIHANTVIGGEGFGFAPYQGKWNRIVQLGSVQIGNDVRIGSNCSIDRGALDDTILKDGVIIDNLVQIAHNVVIGENTALAAKCGIAGSTIIGKNCIFAGGVGVVGHIKIADNVTITGMSMVTKTISDAGSYSSGTGQFETNQWKRTVVRLRQLADVPLTKIVKQLDHMQAQIEQLESTLKSRK; encoded by the coding sequence ATGACATCTCATCCATCTTATCTCGATGAATTAGCTCAACTTGTTCAAGGAGAGCTAATTGGTCAATCTGATCTTGTTCTGAACGGTTTAGCAAGTTTGGAACAAGCACAATCCAAGCATATTTCTTTTGTTAACGGCGAAAAATATTTGCAAGAAGCACAAGCATCTCAAGCTGGTGCTTTGATTGTAACATCTGCCTTAAAAGCACAACTCAGTAATCATCATAATTTTATTGTGGTGGATAATCCTTACTTAGCATTTGCAATTTTAACCCATCATTTTGAAGATAAAGTACTCAAACGTGGGATTGAAGTCACAGCGCAAATTGCTGATTCAGCCATTATTTCGGATCAGGCTTACATTGGTCATTATGTGGTGATTGGTGAAAACTGTGTAGTGGGTGATAATACAGTAATTCAGTCGCATGTTCGTCTCGATGATCATGTTGAAATTGGGCAGGATTGTTTCATTGATGCGCATGTCACCATTACAGGGAAATCTAAAATTGGGAATCGTGTGCGAATTCATGCCAATACTGTAATTGGTGGTGAGGGTTTTGGTTTTGCGCCTTATCAAGGTAAATGGAATCGAATAGTACAATTGGGTTCAGTTCAAATTGGAAATGATGTACGCATTGGTTCAAATTGCAGTATAGATCGTGGTGCTTTAGATGATACGATTTTGAAAGATGGTGTCATCATTGATAACCTTGTGCAAATAGCACATAACGTTGTGATTGGTGAAAATACTGCACTTGCTGCAAAATGTGGTATCGCTGGTAGTACCATTATTGGCAAAAACTGTATCTTTGCAGGGGGGGTTGGTGTTGTAGGTCACATTAAAATCGCGGATAATGTGACGATTACAGGAATGTCAATGGTGACAAAAACTATTTCTGATGCGGGTTCTTATTCTTCAGGTACGGGACAGTTTGAAACAAACCAATGGAAACGGACGGTTGTTCGCCTGCGACAATTAGCAGATGTGCCATTGACCAAGATAGTCAAACAGCTAGATCATATGCAGGCTCAAATTGAGCAACTTGAATCAACTTTAAAATCGCGTAAATAA
- a CDS encoding regulatory protein RecX, whose amino-acid sequence MSSPKFPKMLNYEALKQQFSDEPSTNHTTRSNEDALNFEQERQAKTQGLTGSRLRSYAFAKLTRREYSKADLIEKLCLYAANREEVIALVEELAEENYQSDQRVAEMTVRSQIRQGKGPNRIKMALRSKHLDNTLVTEDLKEIDWYEQAYQLKVKKYGTEVSKDPKIKAKQIRFLQYRGFEMDVIMKAISRKTDDFDG is encoded by the coding sequence ATGTCATCTCCTAAATTTCCTAAAATGCTGAATTATGAAGCATTGAAACAACAATTTTCCGATGAGCCCTCTACAAACCATACAACCCGCTCCAACGAAGATGCGCTCAACTTCGAACAAGAACGCCAAGCAAAAACGCAAGGCTTAACAGGCTCTCGCCTACGCTCTTATGCATTTGCGAAATTAACACGTAGAGAATATTCAAAAGCAGATTTGATTGAAAAACTATGTCTCTATGCAGCCAATCGAGAGGAAGTCATTGCTTTAGTAGAAGAATTAGCTGAAGAGAATTATCAAAGTGATCAACGTGTTGCTGAAATGACAGTACGCAGTCAAATTCGTCAAGGCAAAGGTCCAAACCGTATCAAAATGGCTTTACGCAGCAAACATTTAGATAACACCCTAGTCACCGAAGATTTAAAAGAAATTGACTGGTATGAGCAAGCGTATCAACTAAAAGTCAAAAAATACGGTACAGAGGTCAGTAAAGACCCAAAAATCAAAGCTAAACAAATTCGATTTTTGCAATATCGTGGTTTTGAAATGGATGTGATTATGAAAGCAATTAGCCGAAAAACAGATGATTTTGATGGGTAA
- the lpxA gene encoding acyl-ACP--UDP-N-acetylglucosamine O-acyltransferase: MSNTNLIHSTAIIDSTAQIAPDVEIGPYCIIGPQVSIDSGTKLHSHVVVGGFTRIGKDNEIFQFASVGEVCQDLKYQGEETWLEIGDSNKIREHCSLHRGTVQDHGLTKVGSHNLLMVNTHVAHDCQIGDHNIFANNVGIAGHVHIADYVIVGGNSGIHQFCKIDAYSMIGGASLILKDVPAYVMVSGNPAHAFGMNVEGMRRKGWSKNVIQGLREAFKLIYKENLTTEQAIAKITAEILPEVAEAQLLLDSLIESKRGIVR; the protein is encoded by the coding sequence ATGAGCAACACAAATCTCATTCATTCAACCGCTATTATTGACTCTACTGCACAGATTGCGCCTGATGTAGAAATTGGACCGTATTGTATTATTGGACCACAAGTCAGTATTGATTCAGGGACAAAGCTTCACTCACATGTCGTTGTGGGGGGCTTTACCCGTATTGGTAAAGACAATGAAATTTTCCAATTTGCGAGTGTTGGCGAAGTATGTCAGGACTTAAAATATCAAGGTGAAGAAACTTGGTTGGAAATTGGTGATTCAAATAAAATTCGTGAACACTGTAGTTTACATCGTGGTACGGTACAAGATCACGGTTTAACTAAAGTCGGTAGTCATAATTTACTCATGGTAAATACTCATGTAGCACATGATTGCCAAATTGGTGATCATAATATTTTTGCCAATAATGTGGGTATAGCAGGGCATGTTCACATTGCAGATTATGTCATTGTGGGTGGAAACTCAGGCATCCATCAATTCTGTAAGATTGACGCTTATAGCATGATTGGTGGTGCCTCTTTGATTTTAAAAGATGTTCCTGCTTATGTGATGGTTTCGGGTAATCCTGCACATGCTTTTGGTATGAATGTGGAAGGTATGCGTCGTAAGGGATGGTCTAAAAATGTGATTCAAGGCTTACGCGAAGCATTTAAATTGATCTATAAAGAAAATTTAACGACTGAGCAAGCGATTGCAAAAATCACAGCAGAGATTCTACCTGAAGTTGCTGAAGCACAATTGTTGTTAGACTCTTTAATTGAGTCCAAGCGTGGTATTGTGCGTTGA
- the bamA gene encoding outer membrane protein assembly factor BamA produces MQHSHLFMPLALVSAMAAVQHVHAADEFIARDIRVDGLVRLTQSNVLALLPIKSGDRINDPAIADAIRALYASNSFDDIQATQENDVLVFKVIERPIISKINLKGNKLIPKEALDEGLKKMGLAEGEVLKKSSLQTLETELEQQYSQQGRYDSDITVESVARPNNRVDLNINFNEGKPAKVFNINVIGNTVFKDEDIKRAFAVKESGWASVITRNDRYAREKMFASLEALRAMYLNKGYINFDINSSNLNISEDKKNIFIEVSVDEGEQFKFGESKFLGDALYKPEELKALQIYKDGTTYSQEKVNGVKQLLMRKYGNAGYYYTEVNVVPEINNETHTVDLNYYINPGQQVTVRRINFSGNTKTADEVLRREMRQMEGALASNEKIELSKVRLERTGFFSKVDMKAARVPNQPDQIDLNIDVEEQHSGTSTLAVGYSQNGGMTFQAGISQTNFLGTGNRVSIDLSRSETQDYYNLSVTDPYFTIDGVSRGYNMYYRKTKLNDSYNVNNYVTDSFGGGINFGYPIDENQSLSAGLNIDNTKVTTGPYVSTYVRDYLLANGGKVKGTSSYCAGEWKALDPKVPDDLKCVDANGKEIALSEYNSEFTGEFLTYNLNLGWSYNTLNRPIFPTNGMSHRINAEIALPGSDVEYQKIVYDAQAFLPLGKDFVLRGYGKLGYGNDLPFYKNFYAGGYGSVRGYDNSTLGPKYPGVTYNERNTKDYNLEEVGGNALVQFGTELALPLPFKGDWTRQVRPVIFAEGAQVFDTQCDVPKGNLNFGENTTGVNAQQYCKDNFGFELDNMRYSVGVGFTWITMIGPLSLSYAFPLNDKPGDETKEIQFEIGRTF; encoded by the coding sequence ATGCAGCACTCACATTTATTTATGCCATTGGCGCTCGTTAGTGCAATGGCAGCAGTACAACACGTACATGCAGCAGATGAATTCATTGCGCGTGACATTCGTGTAGATGGTTTGGTTCGTTTAACCCAAAGTAATGTGCTTGCTTTGCTTCCGATCAAGAGTGGTGATCGTATCAATGATCCTGCAATTGCGGATGCAATTCGTGCATTGTATGCCTCAAATTCCTTTGATGATATTCAAGCGACTCAGGAAAATGATGTTTTAGTTTTTAAAGTGATTGAACGTCCAATCATTTCAAAAATTAATCTTAAAGGAAATAAACTGATTCCAAAAGAAGCCTTAGATGAAGGTTTGAAAAAAATGGGATTGGCTGAAGGTGAGGTACTTAAAAAATCATCTTTACAAACTTTAGAAACTGAATTAGAGCAACAGTATTCACAACAAGGTCGTTATGACTCGGATATTACGGTCGAGTCGGTTGCACGTCCAAATAACCGTGTTGATTTAAATATCAACTTTAATGAAGGCAAGCCAGCCAAAGTATTTAATATTAATGTCATTGGCAACACCGTTTTTAAAGACGAAGATATTAAACGTGCCTTTGCTGTCAAAGAAAGTGGTTGGGCATCGGTGATTACTCGTAATGACCGCTATGCACGTGAAAAAATGTTTGCAAGTTTAGAAGCATTGCGTGCAATGTATTTAAACAAAGGTTATATCAACTTTGATATTAACAGCTCTAATCTAAATATCAGTGAAGATAAGAAAAATATTTTTATTGAAGTTTCTGTTGATGAAGGTGAACAGTTTAAGTTTGGTGAGTCTAAATTCTTAGGTGATGCACTTTATAAACCTGAAGAATTAAAAGCATTACAAATTTATAAAGATGGCACGACTTATTCACAAGAAAAAGTGAATGGTGTTAAGCAATTACTGATGCGTAAATATGGTAATGCGGGTTATTACTATACGGAAGTCAATGTCGTTCCTGAAATTAACAATGAAACACATACAGTTGATTTGAATTATTATATTAATCCAGGTCAGCAAGTGACTGTACGTCGTATTAACTTCTCTGGGAATACTAAAACAGCGGATGAAGTTTTACGTCGTGAAATGCGTCAAATGGAAGGTGCTTTAGCAAGCAATGAAAAAATTGAATTGTCTAAAGTCCGTTTAGAGCGTACAGGTTTCTTTAGTAAAGTTGATATGAAAGCTGCACGTGTTCCAAATCAGCCTGATCAAATTGATTTGAATATCGATGTGGAAGAGCAGCACTCAGGTACAAGTACGTTGGCGGTAGGCTATTCTCAAAATGGCGGTATGACTTTCCAAGCGGGGATTAGTCAAACTAACTTCTTGGGAACAGGTAATCGAGTGTCAATTGATTTATCTCGCTCTGAAACCCAAGATTACTATAACTTAAGTGTGACTGATCCGTACTTCACCATCGATGGTGTAAGTCGTGGTTACAATATGTATTATCGTAAAACTAAGCTGAATGATAGCTATAACGTCAATAATTATGTGACTGACAGTTTCGGTGGTGGCATTAACTTTGGTTATCCAATTGATGAAAATCAAAGTTTAAGCGCAGGTTTAAATATTGATAATACTAAAGTAACGACAGGACCTTATGTATCTACCTATGTCCGTGATTATTTGCTAGCGAATGGTGGTAAGGTTAAAGGAACAAGTTCTTATTGCGCAGGTGAGTGGAAAGCATTAGATCCTAAAGTGCCTGATGATTTAAAATGTGTCGATGCCAATGGTAAAGAAATAGCACTCTCAGAATATAATTCTGAGTTTACAGGTGAATTCTTAACATATAACCTAAATTTAGGTTGGTCATATAATACTTTAAACCGTCCAATTTTCCCAACCAATGGTATGTCACATCGTATTAATGCTGAAATTGCATTACCTGGTAGTGATGTGGAGTATCAAAAAATTGTTTATGATGCGCAAGCATTTTTGCCTTTAGGTAAGGACTTTGTATTACGTGGTTATGGGAAATTAGGTTATGGTAATGACCTTCCATTCTATAAAAACTTCTATGCAGGCGGTTATGGTTCGGTACGTGGTTATGACAACAGTACTTTAGGACCGAAATATCCTGGTGTGACTTATAACGAGCGTAATACTAAAGATTATAACCTTGAAGAAGTGGGTGGTAATGCTTTAGTGCAATTTGGTACTGAACTTGCCTTGCCTTTACCATTCAAAGGGGATTGGACCCGTCAAGTCCGTCCTGTAATCTTTGCAGAAGGTGCACAAGTCTTTGATACACAATGTGATGTGCCAAAAGGTAATCTAAACTTTGGTGAAAATACAACAGGTGTTAATGCGCAACAATATTGTAAAGATAATTTTGGTTTTGAACTTGATAACATGCGTTATAGTGTAGGTGTTGGCTTTACATGGATTACTATGATCGGACCATTATCCTTGAGTTATGCATTCCCATTGAATGACAAGCCAGGTGATGAAACCAAAGAAATTCAATTTGAGATTGGTCGAACTTTCTAA
- a CDS encoding OmpH family outer membrane protein, with amino-acid sequence MKKIVCALIGLGFIGLANAAGYGIVDIEKVVESSTYLKQQNASLEQTIKPESAKLEKISQEIQVLQQQAQAKGANPEQIQKQYQAKVTEYQSIQQSVQAKVQTTIQNTNKTFETRVKQAAEQLRQENALDMVLNKNSALAYDAKNDLTAKMIQKVNAIK; translated from the coding sequence ATGAAAAAAATAGTATGTGCATTGATTGGTTTGGGTTTTATTGGTTTAGCGAATGCAGCAGGGTATGGCATTGTTGATATTGAAAAAGTGGTTGAAAGTAGTACTTATTTAAAACAGCAAAATGCAAGTCTAGAGCAAACGATTAAACCTGAATCAGCTAAACTTGAGAAAATTTCTCAAGAGATCCAAGTATTACAGCAACAAGCGCAAGCAAAAGGTGCAAATCCAGAGCAAATTCAGAAACAATATCAAGCAAAAGTGACTGAATATCAGTCAATTCAACAGTCTGTACAAGCGAAAGTACAAACCACGATTCAAAACACCAACAAGACTTTTGAAACGCGTGTGAAACAAGCTGCTGAACAATTGCGCCAAGAAAATGCATTAGATATGGTTTTGAATAAAAATTCAGCTTTAGCCTATGACGCAAAGAATGATTTAACTGCTAAAATGATTCAAAAGGTTAATGCAATTAAATAA
- the recA gene encoding recombinase RecA, which translates to MDDNKSKALNAALSQIEKQFGKNTVMRLGDNTVQAVESVSTGSLTLDIALGIGGLPKGRIVEIYGPESSGKTTMTLQAIAQCQKAGGTCAFIDAEHALDPQYARKLGVDIDNLLVSQPDHGEQALEIADMLVRSGAIDMIVVDSVAALTPKAEIEGEMGDSHMGLQARLMSQALRKITGNAKRSNCMVIFINQIRMKIGVMFGSPETTTGGNALKFYASVRLDIRRIGQVKEGDEIIGSETRVKVVKNKMAPPFREAVFQILYGKGVNHLGELIDLAVAQDIVNKAGAWYSYQGEKIGQGKNNAIRHMEENPEMAAAIETLIREKLLTTTNAAPVSEDDEIEPEFLDA; encoded by the coding sequence ATGGATGATAACAAAAGTAAAGCGCTGAATGCTGCGTTAAGTCAAATTGAAAAACAATTTGGTAAAAATACAGTCATGCGTTTAGGTGACAACACTGTACAAGCAGTCGAGTCTGTATCAACAGGTTCTTTAACCCTTGATATTGCACTCGGTATCGGTGGTTTACCTAAAGGTCGTATTGTTGAGATTTATGGTCCTGAGTCTTCAGGTAAAACTACCATGACTTTACAAGCGATTGCACAATGCCAAAAAGCAGGTGGTACATGTGCTTTTATTGATGCCGAGCATGCACTCGACCCACAATATGCACGTAAACTTGGCGTAGATATTGATAACCTACTGGTATCACAGCCTGACCACGGTGAACAAGCACTTGAAATTGCAGATATGCTAGTCCGCTCTGGCGCGATTGACATGATCGTGGTCGACTCCGTTGCAGCCTTAACACCAAAAGCTGAAATTGAAGGCGAAATGGGCGACTCACACATGGGCTTACAAGCACGTTTGATGAGCCAAGCATTACGTAAAATCACAGGTAATGCTAAACGTTCAAACTGTATGGTGATCTTTATTAACCAAATTCGTATGAAAATTGGTGTGATGTTTGGTAGCCCTGAAACTACAACAGGTGGTAACGCACTTAAATTCTACGCTTCTGTACGTCTTGATATTCGCCGTATTGGTCAAGTCAAAGAAGGTGATGAAATCATTGGTTCAGAAACCCGTGTCAAAGTCGTTAAAAACAAAATGGCACCTCCTTTCCGTGAAGCAGTGTTCCAAATTTTATATGGTAAAGGCGTTAACCATCTGGGTGAATTGATTGATCTTGCTGTTGCACAAGACATAGTCAACAAAGCAGGTGCTTGGTATTCTTATCAAGGTGAAAAAATTGGTCAAGGTAAAAATAACGCCATTCGCCATATGGAAGAAAATCCTGAAATGGCGGCTGCGATTGAAACATTGATTCGTGAAAAATTACTCACCACAACCAATGCAGCACCCGTATCAGAAGATGATGAAATCGAGCCTGAATTTTTAGATGCTTAA
- the fabZ gene encoding 3-hydroxyacyl-ACP dehydratase FabZ — protein sequence MTESKSLPFTVPELPMQTQTIREYLPHRYPFLLVDRVTEVTENGIVGYKNVSINEEFMQGHFPGYPIMPGVLIVEAMAQVSGVLGFIMNDEKPQPGSLFLFAGAEKVRFKKQVVPGDQLVLKSELLMQKRGIYKYLCTASVDGIVAATAEIIISHQKLEQA from the coding sequence ATGACTGAGTCTAAATCTCTACCTTTTACGGTTCCTGAATTACCAATGCAAACCCAAACGATCCGTGAGTATTTGCCACATCGTTATCCATTTTTGCTTGTAGACCGTGTAACTGAAGTAACGGAAAATGGCATTGTTGGTTACAAAAATGTATCTATCAATGAAGAATTTATGCAAGGTCATTTCCCTGGCTATCCAATTATGCCAGGTGTATTGATCGTAGAAGCGATGGCACAAGTTTCAGGTGTATTAGGTTTTATCATGAATGATGAAAAGCCTCAGCCTGGTTCTTTATTCTTATTTGCGGGCGCTGAGAAAGTCCGTTTTAAGAAACAAGTCGTTCCTGGTGATCAACTTGTGTTAAAATCTGAGTTACTCATGCAAAAACGCGGCATTTACAAATATTTATGTACTGCTAGTGTGGACGGCATAGTCGCAGCAACCGCTGAAATTATCATTTCTCATCAAAAATTAGAGCAGGCATGA
- a CDS encoding lysozyme codes for MRWQDILHVVKELLVRSRKQQHSTGIATATDADSSQIAVATDMVQRQVSAHGRELICSFEGLELTAYDDGTGCWTIGYGTTRYPDQTAVKAFDTCSLDDAKRYMQHDLKKIENAVNRAVKVNLNQHQFDALVSLTYNIGIAAFQNSTLLRYLNAADHQKAAEQFEVWVYAGGKRMQGLIHRRAAERALFEKRS; via the coding sequence ATGCGCTGGCAAGATATATTGCATGTGGTGAAAGAACTCTTAGTGCGCAGCCGTAAACAGCAACATTCAACAGGCATTGCAACCGCTACAGATGCTGATTCTAGCCAAATTGCAGTCGCAACAGACATGGTTCAGCGTCAAGTAAGTGCCCATGGGCGAGAGCTGATTTGTAGTTTTGAAGGCTTGGAATTGACTGCATATGATGATGGTACAGGTTGTTGGACGATTGGTTATGGTACAACCCGCTATCCTGATCAAACTGCTGTGAAAGCATTTGATACCTGTAGTCTTGATGATGCAAAACGCTATATGCAGCATGATTTAAAAAAAATTGAAAATGCAGTCAATCGGGCTGTAAAGGTCAACTTAAATCAACATCAGTTTGATGCCTTGGTTTCTTTAACCTATAACATTGGGATTGCAGCATTTCAAAATTCGACTTTGTTGCGTTATTTAAATGCAGCAGATCATCAAAAAGCTGCTGAGCAGTTTGAGGTTTGGGTCTATGCAGGAGGAAAGAGAATGCAAGGCTTGATTCATCGTAGAGCTGCAGAAAGAGCATTATTTGAGAAAAGATCGTAA
- a CDS encoding RNA-binding S4 domain-containing protein, whose product MSKQPKNRKDQDALATDSVRADKWLWAARFFKTRSIAKAAIEGGKVHHEGERIKVSKEIRIGMELTIQQGFDRKTVVVKALSNVRGGAPAAQLLYEETEVSIARRELISTQRKLHNLARPEHRPSKKDRRDISRFRQENDAGYEQNWSYHDE is encoded by the coding sequence ATGTCAAAACAGCCTAAAAACCGTAAAGATCAAGACGCTCTAGCAACTGACAGTGTACGTGCTGACAAATGGCTCTGGGCTGCTCGTTTCTTTAAAACTCGCTCCATTGCCAAAGCAGCAATCGAAGGCGGTAAAGTACATCATGAAGGTGAACGGATTAAAGTTTCGAAAGAAATCCGCATTGGCATGGAGCTCACTATTCAACAAGGTTTTGATCGTAAAACCGTGGTGGTTAAAGCACTATCCAATGTTCGTGGCGGTGCACCCGCTGCTCAACTCTTGTACGAAGAAACTGAAGTCAGTATTGCTCGACGGGAATTGATTTCAACCCAAAGAAAATTGCATAATCTTGCACGACCTGAGCATCGACCAAGTAAAAAAGACCGTCGAGACATCAGTAGGTTTCGACAAGAAAATGATGCAGGTTATGAGCAAAATTGGTCATATCATGATGAATAA